From Gordonia crocea, the proteins below share one genomic window:
- a CDS encoding DUF4190 domain-containing protein, which produces MTEPNDGTAGEGQFGASDADEWSSVNLNKPASPVPPTDPVPPEVPAPPSVPGTETGYVDPASSSTPPPGYPAPQSGYAQPGYVQPGYAQPGYPQPGYPVGQPDPYANAYGYPAYAAPGSGTDGLAVAALICGVLGLMCCIPGPIGLILGIMSLRNMNRDGVDGGSNRGMAIAGIVLGAITTLIIVAYVVMLIIGLAAGV; this is translated from the coding sequence ATGACTGAACCGAACGACGGAACCGCGGGCGAAGGCCAGTTCGGCGCCTCCGACGCCGACGAATGGTCGTCGGTGAACCTGAACAAGCCGGCATCCCCGGTTCCGCCGACGGACCCTGTTCCACCCGAGGTACCGGCCCCTCCGTCGGTGCCGGGCACCGAAACCGGGTATGTCGATCCGGCGAGCAGCTCCACTCCGCCACCGGGGTACCCGGCACCCCAATCGGGTTACGCGCAACCGGGGTATGTGCAGCCCGGCTACGCACAGCCGGGATACCCCCAACCCGGATACCCGGTCGGGCAGCCCGATCCGTACGCGAACGCATACGGGTATCCCGCGTACGCGGCACCCGGCTCGGGAACCGACGGTTTGGCCGTCGCCGCACTGATCTGCGGGGTCCTGGGGCTGATGTGCTGTATCCCCGGGCCGATCGGCCTGATTCTCGGCATCATGAGCCTGCGCAACATGAATCGCGACGGGGTGGACGGCGGTAGTAACCGGGGCATGGCGATTGCCGGCATCGTGCTCGGCGCCATCACGACCCTGATCATCGTCGCCTATGTGGTGATGCTCATCATCGGCTTGGCCGCCGGGGTGTAG
- the rpmF gene encoding 50S ribosomal protein L32 — translation MAVPKRRMSRANTHSRRSQWKADNPALQEVKVNGVPQRLPRRLVKAAELGLIDIDRR, via the coding sequence ATGGCCGTACCGAAGCGCCGCATGTCGCGGGCCAACACCCACAGCCGTCGTTCGCAGTGGAAGGCGGACAACCCGGCTTTGCAGGAAGTCAAGGTCAACGGGGTGCCGCAGCGGCTTCCCCGTCGTCTCGTGAAGGCCGCCGAGCTCGGCCTGATCGACATCGACCGCCGCTAG